A region of Mugil cephalus isolate CIBA_MC_2020 chromosome 3, CIBA_Mcephalus_1.1, whole genome shotgun sequence DNA encodes the following proteins:
- the LOC125005239 gene encoding ras-related protein Rab-11A — protein MGTRDDEYDYLFKVVLIGDSGVGKSNLLSRFTRNEFNLESKSTIGVEFATRSIQVDGKTVKAQIWDTAGQERYRAITSAYYRGAVGALLVYDIAKHLTYENVERWLKELRDHADSNIVIMLVGNKSDLRHLRAVPTDEARAFAEKNGLSFLETSALDSTNVETAFQTILTEIYRIVSQKQMSERQESDMSPSNNVVNIQVQPTENKPKMQCCQNI, from the exons TGGTCCTCATCGGCGACTCGGGCGTGGGGAAGAGTAACCTCCTGTCCCGCTTCACCCGCAATGAGTTCAACCTGGAGAGTAAGAGCACCATCGGGGTGGAGTTCGCCACGCGCAGCATCCAGGTCGACGGCAAGACGGTGAAGGCTCAGATCTGGGACACGGCCGGACAGGAGCGCTACCGAGCCATCACGTCAGC GTACTACCGGGGGGCCGTGGGGGCGCTCCTGGTCTATGACATTGCCAAACATCTAACCTATGAGAACGTGGAGCGCTGGCTGAAGGAGCTGAGGGACCACGCCGACAGTAACATCGTCATCATGTTGGTGGGAAACAAGAGCGACCTGCGCCACCTCCGGGCCGTCCCCACCGACGAGGCCCGAGCCTTCGCTG AGAAGAACGGTTTATCTTTCCTGGAGACATCGGCTCTGGACTCCACCAACGTTGAGACGGCCTTCCAGACCATCCTGACAG aGATTTACCGCATCGTGTCCCAGAAGCAGATGTCGGAGCGCCAGGAGAGCGACATGTCGCCTAGCAACAACGTGGTCAACATCCAGGTGCAGCCCACCGAGAACAAACCAAAGATGCAGTGCTGTCAGAACATCTAG